Part of the Streptomyces antimycoticus genome, GTTGACTGATGCGCAGTGGGCACGGATCGAGCCGTTGCTCCCGGGCCGGACGCCGATGCGGGGCGGTCGCTGGAGGGATCACCGGGAGGTGATCGACGCGATCGCCTTATGGGACCGGAGCCACTGCGGGTGCTGTTCGATTTCGGGCGGGCGGTCTCTGGCCGCGGTGCGG contains:
- a CDS encoding transposase, translated to MSLTDAQWARIEPLLPGRTPMRGGRWRDHREVIDAIALWDRSHCGCCSISGGRSLAAVRERSRRYGWSCWPSAEPMPCSGAAMGPFTVSEVALAGPQ